The nucleotide sequence TGTCCCTAAGAGTTAATTTTGTTTTACCTGAAATTACGTCTTCCATTCTTTTTTCTAAATTCTCGTAGTCTTCTACGCTCTTTATTTTCTCTATTATGCTCTCAATATCTCCTAAACCTAATAAGCGTGATACAAATCTTCTAGGATTAAATACTTCCAATTCATCCAATTTTTCTCCTGTACCTATGAACTTTATCTGAGCCCCAGTAGCTATTACTGCTGATAGAGCTCCTCCTCCTTTCGCTGTTCCGTCCATCTTTGACACTATTAATGAACCAATTGGACTTGCTTGATGAAATCTAGAGGCTAAGTCATATGCTTTTTGACCAATTGATGCGTCTATAACTAAAATTACTTCGTCTGGGTGTATTTTATCATACATCGATTTCATTTCTTCCAAAAGACTGGCTTCTTCCCCGTAACCGTGCCTTCCGGCTGTGTCAATTATTACAATATTCATTTTTTCCTTTAGAAATTTCTCTAAACCATTTGTTGCTATTTCTATAGGATTTTTGTTTCCTGGTTCACCATAAACAGGAATATTTATCTGCTGTCCTATCTGGATTAATTGCTCATATGCAGCAGGACGATATATATCAGCAGCAACTAAACCTACTTTATATCCCTTTTTCTTGTAGAAAAGCGCAAGTTTGCCAGAAGTTGTAGTCTTACCACTTCCCTGTACGCCAACAAGCATTATAATGTAAGGCAGTTTCTTTGGCATGACTTCGGGCTCCTTGTCTCCACCAAAGAGTCTAGATAATTCATCGTAAACTATTGATATAAACCATTCTCTTTTTTCTATTGCGGATGGGGGTTTCTCTTCTGTTATTCTTTTCTTTATTCTGTCTGTTAAATCCTTTACTAATCTGACATTGACATCTGCTTTAATGAGAATTATTTGAAGTTCTTTTATAAATTCGTTAACTGCTTTTTCATAATCTGAGGAACCTAAAAATTTTCTTACTGCATCCCTTAGACCATCTAACAATTTACTTTACCCTTACAATTTTTCTTCTCCCCATCACACTCCAGTACTCTATTTCTGCTCCAGGTCTAATTTTTGAAACAATCTCGTTTTCAGTAGGCTTTTCTAAATCAAATGTTTCGTAACTTTCCAAATCCATAATTGTCAGATTATCTCCCTTATCAGCCAATATCTGACCTACGTGCTTCTCGATGATAGGAACCTCAACTTGCTGATCAACAGGTGCCATAAGGGATCTTTTTTGACCTGTAAACAAACCTATTGCGACAACATTAGCTTTTGCACTTCCGTGTTTTCCTGTTTTCGCCTTGGTTATTTCAACTACTCTACATGGTTCTCCATCTATCATCACGTAACTACCTACTTTAAGATCTCCAACCGTAGTGTACTGTATGCTCATTTGAATTCCCATTAATTCCTTTTAATATGAGTTTTAAACTCTTTTGCTCTGAGCTTTGGCCCTTCATCATGAGTCAGTCTAAGTCTAGCGTCTTCACAGCAATATATTTTATTTATAAGTTGACTTATAAACTATGCCTTGGAAAGTAAGATGTAGAAGTTGCGGTAATGAATGGGTGATAAATATAAGTTTCGACATAAGCAAACAGCCAGCTATTTACCAATATTGTAAAACCTGTAAGAGAAACACTTTTAATGATATTTTGGAATATTTTGAAAAGGATGACGAGACCCAAAATATTGAACGATGATATAACCTGTCTCGGCTGATCAGTTTATGAAATCAGTTTATGAAATCGCTATTCTTGATCTTTTCAGGAATGTATTGAAATGCGAGAAATCTTAAACCCTTACTTGCCATAGCCTCTATTTCAAGCTTAGACTTTTTGTCCAAGAATACTGAAATCTCATGCTGCCAACCTTTAGTTTTGAACCATTCGTAATTCTTTATTTCCATAGCTCTCTTTACATCTGCATCTTTGGCTTTAATTATATAATTCCTCCTTTCTTGATCTGAAAGATAAGGCTTCTTACCCTTATCTCCAAATATATCAGTCATTGATACACCTAAAAATCTAGCATTAGGTGTTGCAAGTCTCTCACTTTCGTAGGAAAGAGAAATTGAACCTATTTTAAACACACTATATATGTACCATCCATAAGGATCTGCATCTGTTAATATATAAACCGGAAGTTTAAGTTCTTCATTCAGTCTTCTCACGAAACGCCTTGTAGCCCTATCTGGTTGACCCGCACTTGTAACTAAAATTGCCTTATACTGTTTCCAAAAACCAGCCCTATGAAGTTGCTGAAACACTGCGTCCTTCTCCACAACTAGTACAAACTCTGCATTAATATCCATGAAGTCTATTAAGTCAGGTGTTGGCTCAATTGAGTACGCACCATGACCCATTTTGCTTAGATCTATAACATCATTTCCGCTTCTGATCCTCATATCACCTACTACCTTACCTTTCTCTTTGCTGAGTATTAACATATCCTCCCTAAGCAGAGACGTAAATACCTCTATATCCACTATCACACTGTCAGATTCTTTCTGTTCATCCCATGTATTTTCTTCATAAGCCCTACCATTAGGATCTTTCAAAATTATTGAGTGCTTTCCCCTATAATATAGATCACGTATAGTTGGATATTCATCGTTAACCAACGCGTCATATATAATACTTGCCATCAACGTGGTCTGCATAAATCTTTTAGCCTCATTTAGATCCAGAAAGTTTCTCTTTAACTTTTCTTTTCCCAAAATTAATAATCCTCTCTTTTCATCATAAACTGTGTTAGAAAGGGTCCTTTTTGGTATTTCCATTATGGGTGGTTCATTATTATTAACCATTTCAACTAATTTTAGGAATGTCTCTCTCAAAACATTCCCAGCCTTCTTTCTTATCTCCTTATCTACTTTAGATTCAAGCTCTGTCATACTTCTTCCACCTTATACTTCTTTATCTCTTCCTCTAAATTCTTATCTTCAATTTCTAACCTTCTTATGATCAGGTCAAGTAATCTTGATCTGAGAACCTTATCTGTGTCAGGTATTTTTTCTTTACTCCCAGCAACAAACATACTTAAACTTCTACTAACCTCAGGTATGTATTTTAAATACGTTATCAGCTTTTTCTTAGCTTCTTGCTCTTTTCTCTTTTCTGTCAAATATTTCTTTAGATTTCTTGCCACATCCATTATTGCTAACTTTATCTCCTTCTCTATTTCCTCAACATCTGCTATACTCTCCTTACCTGCACTTTTATATGGAACTTTTGTACTACAAAGATGAACCATAACAACTAATTGATATTGGTCAGTTTCAACTCCATATCTTTTCCAGTCTATTTCCTCACTTATCACCTTCCAAATGACATCAGATTTCTCGTCATATATTAGAGGAATCTTATTTGCATAACGTAAAACTAAAGGTTCTGTCGCAGCTGGTATACCTCCACCATAAGCAACACCGGCTTCTACTATGAAGGGGTGTCCTTGGTATGCCTTTGGTCTTCTGGTAATAGCTGATACAAATTCTGGGTTGAAGACCTTCTGTAAGCTTAATTCTATCAGATCAGAACCTATCACAGATAATGCTTCAGCAGACGGAGGTCTAAAATCGTCAAAGGTCTTCATAACTTCTACAAGTCTAGATATTTCTTCATCAGTCAGGTTTGTTATCTTTTTATTTTTAGAGATTTTAGATAACTCTAATATCTTATCGGCTGTAACATCACCTACACTCTGAAATTCTTTAACCAAAAAGTCTCTAATGTCTAATGGTTTGTCGATTTTAGCTATCATAAACTTTATCAGCTCAATATCTACACCATATGGATGAGGCTTAACCTCCTCAGGTGGTTTTGGTAATTTTGTGGTAAGCCTCTGAAAATATAGCACGTTACCTTCAGGGTCTCTAAAAACGATCTCAGAATATGGTGCTATTATATATGTTCTTTTAACATATTCATACACCTTAGCCTTTGAACGTTGCCAATCAGCTAAAAGATAAATACTTACTGAAGTTCCATGCCACCCTTTATCGTTACTTATTGAATACCTCTCCATTATTACGGGCTCGTTCTTGGTAACGTCTATTTTTAATCTAAAGAAGTAAATGCGTTTAGAATTGAGTGGAGAAGTGTAAATTTCAAGAGGTTTATCTTGATACATCTGACTATACAATACGGCTGCCTTAACGCCTAGTCCATACATTCCTCTAGTTTGTCGTAATACGTACTTGGAACTATATAGAACTTTTCCGAATGCATTTGGAACAACATGAGGCGGTATACCGATGCCATTGTCCTCGACGTTTACCTTATATATTTGTTTCTGTTGGTCAACAAGCTCAATGCTAATTTTAAGTGAAGGTAATAGATTGTGAACATCTGTTGCATCCAAAGCATTTTCTATTAATTCTCTCACAGTTTGATAAAGAGCTCTAGCAGGATTGCTAAAACCAGCTAACTCTGGATTTCTTTTAAAGAATTCTGCGGGAGAAATGCTACTATATTTCTCTTCTTGTGGCATAGTAAATCACTCCTGATTCTATTATTTACACCATTTTATCTTAATAAGGATGCCGACAAAATAGGTAGTATTATGGTAGCATCAGCATAAATCGTTACACTCCGTGCTGAAGGTCTAACCTTATTCCATGATATTGCTTCTCTAGGTCTTGCACCACTTAAGCTACCATCATATTCCTGGGCTGTAGTAATGTATATAGCATAGTCTAAGCCGTCCTTGAATTGATTCCACCATATCGTATGATGCTTACTTATTCCACCTCCTATAATTAATGCGCCTGATTTCTCAGATGAAAATATTAGATCTTTTATGAGTCGCATATCTTGGAAAAGATCAATTTTCAGTCCATTGAATTGCGAAACTATGAATAGGTTTGTGCCAAACGAACCATCTACTACACCTGGAACTATTAATGGAACTTTTTTCTCATAGCAAGCCTTGAGAATTGAATGCTGATCATTTATCCTTTTCCCAAATTCCCATAATAACTCGTATACGCTCCAATCTTTTCTCACTGAGACTATTTCAGGTATATATTTCCTTACAACTTCTTCTATTACTTTTCCATAATTTTCAAATGGTATAAAAATGTTCCCCAGTCTATGTATTTCTAGTTCTTTGAGCATAGTATCGTCGAATTCAAAGGAACCTTTGTAATATTTGCCACCAAAGCTTCTTGCAATATCATGATCTATTGTGCCACCTGTAGTTATGACGACATTAAAGTATTCCCTTCTAATAAGATCTGCTAAAAGACCTCTAAGCCCTGTGGAAACTAAATTTGCTGTAAATGAAAGAAACCTTAAATCAGCCTCCTTAATTAGATCCCTTAAAATTTCTACAGCCTTTACAACATTCTCAGCAGAAAATCCATAAACTTTATCAAAAATTATCTCTAAATTTTTTAAATCCCTTAAATCCTCCAAGCTTAAATCGTCTACTACGTTTGTTAATAAATCCTCTCTCTTCAACCCTTAGTCACACCTATGGGTTTTAATCTTGCAACCAATTTAGCTATCTTAACTTCATGAGCAACTTTCGCTACTCTATCAACATCTTTATATGCACCTGGTGCCTCCTCCGCTACTACTCTTTTAGTAGCCGCTCTCACAATAATACCCTTCTCCTCTAGGTTTTGAACTACTGAATTAACTGGATAACTTCTGACCGCGGCTTCTCTTGACATCCATCTTCCTGCACCATGTGGTGCAGTGAACCATGTTCTTCTACCCTCCGGAATTCCTGCCATTATATAACTTGCTGTCCCCATGCTTCCTGGTATGAGGACTATCTGACCTACGTTCCTATGATCTGCAGGAATCTCAGTACTTCCTGGTGGAAAAGCTCTTGTTGCTCCCTTTCGGTGTACTAAAACTTTCTTTCTCTTTCCGTCTATATCGTATTCCTCTATTTTTGCTATATTATGGGCTACATCATATACTATATTAAGATCTAATTTTTCTGGGTCTATTCTATACACTCTGCCAAAACTTTCTCTGGCCCAATGTGTTATCATTTGCCTATTGGTCCATGCGAAGTTTGCTGCAGACGACATTGCGTGTATATAATCTTGAGCCTCTCTAGTGTTAAATGGTATAGCTGCAAGTTCCCTATCAGGAACTTTTATGTTGTACTTCTTCATTGCTCTTTCCATAACTTGTAAGTAATCACTAGCTACTTGATGACCTAATCCTCTGGATCCCGTATGAACCATTACTGTTATCTGTCCTTCATGGGTTATGCCTATAGCTTTAGCTACCTTTTCATCATATATCTTATCAACAACCTGAATTTCAAGGAAATGGTTGCCTGCTCCTAATGTACCTAATTGTGTATGACCCCTCTGTTTTGCTATAGGACTTACCTTAGATGGATCTGCTAAATTCCAACTGCCACTCTGCTCTATATGCTCCATGTCTCTATTCCATCCATATCCATTATCAACAGCCCATTTTACCCCCTCACTTAATACATTGTCAAGTTGTTGATACGATAATTTTACTCTTCCTTCACTTCCCACTCCACTTGGTACGTTTCTGTAGATCTCCTCAACCAAATCCTTAAGCTTATCTTTAACATCCTTATAATCAAGATTAGTTCTCAGCAGTCTTACACCACAGTTTATATCATATCCTATTCCTCCTGGACTTACTACACCTTCCTCGTCAATTGCACTAGCTGCTATTCCGCCTATTGGAAAACCATATCCCTGATGACCATCAGGGAGTACATATACTGACTCTTGCACTCCCTGTAAGCAGGATACATTAGTAGCTTGCCTTAATGTCAAGTCCTGTTTCATTTTATCGATAAGCACATCATCCGCGAAAACTGTAACTGGTACTTTCATACATTCCTGGGCTCCCTTTTCAATACGCCACTCATAATTGCCAATTCTCTTAATCTGAGTCTGCATAAGGTTTCCTACTTACATCATACTTTATATTCTAATAAAATTACTTTACATTAATGATGATTATAGCGGACACTGAACATGATGACGCTGAGCGTACTGATAACTCTTCATATTACTTTCTTCTTTTTCTCTTTGAATTTTTCTAATATTTCACTGTATTTTTTCTCAATTGTCTTAAAGGCTTCAACGACTTGGTCCGCATCCATATCATATATAGCTTCTTTAAGGAACTTATATGCGCAAGCTTTACTATGAAATAAATAATCTCTGCCTTTTACTGTTATTTTGATTCCTTGACCTTCATAAAATATTCTACCACACACGATGCATTCGTTTCTTCTTTTCATACGACGATAGTAGAATTTAAATTTTAAAAAATATCCGTTTAATGTGCATTGAACATATCCGGTGGTATATGTGGATAAAAATGATCTTAGCTACAAGCTACTATCACTAATACGTGAAAAAGGATGGGATGACCTAACATCAATACAAAAGAAAACACTCTCACCCATTCTATTGGGTAAAAATGTTTTAATCATAGCCCCCACGGGTTATGGTAAAACCGAAGCAGCATTATTACCTATATTTAACTCAATGTTAAATGATACATCACTCTCTCCCGTAGCTTTACTTTACATAACCCCATTAAAGGCACTTATTAATGATTTAACTCACAGAATTGATTGGTGGGCTTCCAAGTTAGGTTTTATAGTTAGTAGAAAACACGGGGAAGTTCCCCAAAAAGAGAAGAGTATAAGGTTAAAAAGGGTTCCCCACATTCTCGTCACAACCCCAGAGGGGTTGGAAGTAGATTTAGATTGGGCAACTAAGTTTAGGGAGAATTATAAAAATATTAAATGGGTAGTAATCGATGAAGTACATGAGCTCGTCCACTCTAAAAGAGGAGCACAGTTATCAGTTCTATTGGAAAGACTAAAGGAGTATTCTGGTAATGATTTTCAAAGGATAGGCTTATCGGCTACTATAAGTAATGAGAAGAAAGTTGCTCAATTACTTTTTGGATCTTCTCAGAGAGACTTCAACATAATAAAAGTATCTTCAAACAAAAATTTTGAGTTAAAAATACATAAAGTAGAACATCAAGGAGAAACTTGGACCACAATAGCAAAAACGGTCATTAATAAGATAGAAAAACCCACCTTATTGTTTACAAATTCACGTTTTAGTACAGAGCGATTGTTCGAAGAATTAGAAAAATATAATATACCTTCTGTTTTTGTTCATCATTCGTCTATATCTAGAGATGATAAGAACAAAGTAGAGGAAAATTTAAGGGAAGGTAGAGCGAATTTAGTTATTTGCACAAGAACACTAGAGTTAGGAATACATGTAGGAGATGTTAAAAAGGTTATAATGTATAGACCACCACCAAGTGTATCATCTTTCTTGCAGAGATTGGGAAGAAGTGGGCATTTGATAGATCATGTCTCCTGCGGTGAGATATTATGTTTATATGATCATGAGGTCATAGAAAGTTTGGCACTTTCTGAGCTTGCTATGCAAGGTAAGTTAGAGAGCGGAAAAGTAATGCCATTTCTTGACGTCGTTGCCAGAGAAGCCATAGGTATAGCTCTACAGTATGGAGAAGTAGATGTAAATAGACTTTACTCCATAATCAGCTCTTCTACGTATTTTAGAGCACTGTCATTTGAAGAATTTTTAAAACTCATCGAATATCTAGCAAACAATAATTTACTGAAAGTCGAGGGAAATAGAGTAAAAGTAGGGAAAACATTTTTCAAAATCTGGAGTTTCAATAAAAATAATAAGTTGGCATGGATGAAGGATTTTTCAGAGTTCTTCTCATTTGTAAGTAGTGATGAGACATTTTTACTTAGATTCGAGAATAAGACTGTTGGTGAAATAGATGCAATTTATGTCTATAAACATTTAAGAAATAACGATACAATTAGAATAAGCGGTAAACTCTGGAGAATTGTCTCAATTGACCTAAATAAAATGACCATAACAGTTGTTCCTGCAAATGATGGAGAAGGAGAAATACCTATATGGAAAGGAGAAAACGTATCAAGATCGAATCTTTTACCTAAAAAGATAAGTAAGGTTATACGTAACTACAAAAGGTATTTGGATCTGAATATCATAAATAATGCGGC is from Sulfolobus acidocaldarius DSM 639 and encodes:
- a CDS encoding RtcB family protein, encoding MQTQIKRIGNYEWRIEKGAQECMKVPVTVFADDVLIDKMKQDLTLRQATNVSCLQGVQESVYVLPDGHQGYGFPIGGIAASAIDEEGVVSPGGIGYDINCGVRLLRTNLDYKDVKDKLKDLVEEIYRNVPSGVGSEGRVKLSYQQLDNVLSEGVKWAVDNGYGWNRDMEHIEQSGSWNLADPSKVSPIAKQRGHTQLGTLGAGNHFLEIQVVDKIYDEKVAKAIGITHEGQITVMVHTGSRGLGHQVASDYLQVMERAMKKYNIKVPDRELAAIPFNTREAQDYIHAMSSAANFAWTNRQMITHWARESFGRVYRIDPEKLDLNIVYDVAHNIAKIEEYDIDGKRKKVLVHRKGATRAFPPGSTEIPADHRNVGQIVLIPGSMGTASYIMAGIPEGRRTWFTAPHGAGRWMSREAAVRSYPVNSVVQNLEEKGIIVRAATKRVVAEEAPGAYKDVDRVAKVAHEVKIAKLVARLKPIGVTKG
- a CDS encoding DNA topoisomerase IV subunit A, translating into MTELESKVDKEIRKKAGNVLRETFLKLVEMVNNNEPPIMEIPKRTLSNTVYDEKRGLLILGKEKLKRNFLDLNEAKRFMQTTLMASIIYDALVNDEYPTIRDLYYRGKHSIILKDPNGRAYEENTWDEQKESDSVIVDIEVFTSLLREDMLILSKEKGKVVGDMRIRSGNDVIDLSKMGHGAYSIEPTPDLIDFMDINAEFVLVVEKDAVFQQLHRAGFWKQYKAILVTSAGQPDRATRRFVRRLNEELKLPVYILTDADPYGWYIYSVFKIGSISLSYESERLATPNARFLGVSMTDIFGDKGKKPYLSDQERRNYIIKAKDADVKRAMEIKNYEWFKTKGWQHEISVFLDKKSKLEIEAMASKGLRFLAFQYIPEKIKNSDFIN
- a CDS encoding signal recognition particle protein Srp54, whose protein sequence is MLDGLRDAVRKFLGSSDYEKAVNEFIKELQIILIKADVNVRLVKDLTDRIKKRITEEKPPSAIEKREWFISIVYDELSRLFGGDKEPEVMPKKLPYIIMLVGVQGSGKTTTSGKLALFYKKKGYKVGLVAADIYRPAAYEQLIQIGQQINIPVYGEPGNKNPIEIATNGLEKFLKEKMNIVIIDTAGRHGYGEEASLLEEMKSMYDKIHPDEVILVIDASIGQKAYDLASRFHQASPIGSLIVSKMDGTAKGGGALSAVIATGAQIKFIGTGEKLDELEVFNPRRFVSRLLGLGDIESIIEKIKSVEDYENLEKRMEDVISGKTKLTLRDIYKQLIALRKMGPLGKIFQMLPGAGILSQVPEEQLKLGEEKIRTFMAIMNSMTYKELDNPSIIDKARMRRIAKGAGVTVEEVKELLKQYQMTNNLLKMVKRRKGLAKLFGGSNQ
- a CDS encoding DEAD/DEAH box helicase, which gives rise to MDKNDLSYKLLSLIREKGWDDLTSIQKKTLSPILLGKNVLIIAPTGYGKTEAALLPIFNSMLNDTSLSPVALLYITPLKALINDLTHRIDWWASKLGFIVSRKHGEVPQKEKSIRLKRVPHILVTTPEGLEVDLDWATKFRENYKNIKWVVIDEVHELVHSKRGAQLSVLLERLKEYSGNDFQRIGLSATISNEKKVAQLLFGSSQRDFNIIKVSSNKNFELKIHKVEHQGETWTTIAKTVINKIEKPTLLFTNSRFSTERLFEELEKYNIPSVFVHHSSISRDDKNKVEENLREGRANLVICTRTLELGIHVGDVKKVIMYRPPPSVSSFLQRLGRSGHLIDHVSCGEILCLYDHEVIESLALSELAMQGKLESGKVMPFLDVVAREAIGIALQYGEVDVNRLYSIISSSTYFRALSFEEFLKLIEYLANNNLLKVEGNRVKVGKTFFKIWSFNKNNKLAWMKDFSEFFSFVSSDETFLLRFENKTVGEIDAIYVYKHLRNNDTIRISGKLWRIVSIDLNKMTITVVPANDGEGEIPIWKGENVSRSNLLPKKISKVIRNYKRYLDLNIINNAAKNDLKNFVNFYLVHGLPLPNRKTIYVEKDKNEIIYATLINEKVSNTLAHLLLYLATKDLSLNVSVRSSIYGFSIRGVENDLMSEIVNMNEDELRKLIIKSIMRSPLFYTVLKEIKYSFGKIGNVSLHDDKLLIKEAIKQTVYKYFSIKNTLKYIKMIKNKDIDIIHIEGISPLGRAVLNHTPLRPWITDLSIRIYQAMKGGAYTVSELSEMLGISEKSLESRLKKMRKYDSKYRTCNFIDIDTKDMRWVLLEDFEEIVETGDYYNSFEPIKLDETYVAVIRPINNEGNIEIVFRVKELVENPENVTRRIPYDEVFELKLKDPSDPLVMSISPRYYFVNKNVIKFLILNAVSYIQNTRFG
- a CDS encoding translation initiation factor IF-5A, which gives rise to MSIQYTTVGDLKVGSYVMIDGEPCRVVEITKAKTGKHGSAKANVVAIGLFTGQKRSLMAPVDQQVEVPIIEKHVGQILADKGDNLTIMDLESYETFDLEKPTENEIVSKIRPGAEIEYWSVMGRRKIVRVK
- a CDS encoding DNA topoisomerase VI subunit B: MPQEEKYSSISPAEFFKRNPELAGFSNPARALYQTVRELIENALDATDVHNLLPSLKISIELVDQQKQIYKVNVEDNGIGIPPHVVPNAFGKVLYSSKYVLRQTRGMYGLGVKAAVLYSQMYQDKPLEIYTSPLNSKRIYFFRLKIDVTKNEPVIMERYSISNDKGWHGTSVSIYLLADWQRSKAKVYEYVKRTYIIAPYSEIVFRDPEGNVLYFQRLTTKLPKPPEEVKPHPYGVDIELIKFMIAKIDKPLDIRDFLVKEFQSVGDVTADKILELSKISKNKKITNLTDEEISRLVEVMKTFDDFRPPSAEALSVIGSDLIELSLQKVFNPEFVSAITRRPKAYQGHPFIVEAGVAYGGGIPAATEPLVLRYANKIPLIYDEKSDVIWKVISEEIDWKRYGVETDQYQLVVMVHLCSTKVPYKSAGKESIADVEEIEKEIKLAIMDVARNLKKYLTEKRKEQEAKKKLITYLKYIPEVSRSLSMFVAGSKEKIPDTDKVLRSRLLDLIIRRLEIEDKNLEEEIKKYKVEEV
- a CDS encoding deoxyhypusine synthase, translating into MKREDLLTNVVDDLSLEDLRDLKNLEIIFDKVYGFSAENVVKAVEILRDLIKEADLRFLSFTANLVSTGLRGLLADLIRREYFNVVITTGGTIDHDIARSFGGKYYKGSFEFDDTMLKELEIHRLGNIFIPFENYGKVIEEVVRKYIPEIVSVRKDWSVYELLWEFGKRINDQHSILKACYEKKVPLIVPGVVDGSFGTNLFIVSQFNGLKIDLFQDMRLIKDLIFSSEKSGALIIGGGISKHHTIWWNQFKDGLDYAIYITTAQEYDGSLSGARPREAISWNKVRPSARSVTIYADATIILPILSASLLR